The proteins below are encoded in one region of Hordeum vulgare subsp. vulgare chromosome 3H, MorexV3_pseudomolecules_assembly, whole genome shotgun sequence:
- the LOC123444732 gene encoding EPIDERMAL PATTERNING FACTOR-like protein 6, translating into MEGSRGRWRWGGRRRSVLMVALALCFVVAAVVSLCCCCCARPGACGGRSTVVVLPSDFWRRAAASFVNQDRSRASGSGSRRRLTVEGPGSYPPRCTSKCGGCNPCYPVHVAVPPGVPVTTEYYPEAWRCRCGNRLYMP; encoded by the exons ATGGAGGGCTCCCgggggaggtggaggtggggtGGCAGGCGCAGATCCGTGCTGATGGTGGCGCTGGCCCTGTGCTTCGTCGTGGCCGCCGTCGTCTccctgtgctgctgctgctgcgcccgGCCCGGGGCTTGCGGTGGCAGGAGTACTGTGGTGGTGCTCCCTTCAG ATTTTTGGAGACGAGCAGCAGCATCGTTTGTTAATCAG GATCGGTCAAGAGCCAGCGGGAGCGGGAGCCGGCGGCGGCTGACGGTGGAAGGGCCGGGGTCGTACCCGCCGCGGTGCACGTCCAAGTGCGGCGGCTGCAACCCGTGCTACCCGGTGCACGTGGCCGTGCCGCCGGGGGTGCCGGTCACCACGGAGTACTACCCGGAGGCGTGGCGGTGCAGGTGCGGCAACCGGCTCTACATGCCATGA